In Pochonia chlamydosporia 170 chromosome Unknown PCv3seq00008, whole genome shotgun sequence, the following proteins share a genomic window:
- a CDS encoding glycosyl transferase (similar to Metarhizium acridum CQMa 102 XP_007815353.1), giving the protein MASAYGSLHTCKPPSSQDAKPPVLYTTESEQNRNRRSAWKLIRNIVIVALMVIWVTHGTYSFAPTFRKCNTHKTKQETHAANAQIPNRMHYVKLLDNPGSVNELSFHFMEYLSVYAAWYYWRPDTIYLHTNAVHDTISGARDGFAGKWAKLILQIPNIKILRVTVPSVAGYTLSRNLQTEVVAAAAVRDLGGVYSAFDVHALQDIQAYRHSGFPSVLAASGDTGVSHDFFMSKRDAMLVTAWEDRLEQAYALGAGSIGETILPGVVGSIMRIAPQELRLMDTMSFVTDQDNSTMSNMLYHVPETGAEDSSKKQPDSGNLKQIEFEFIDWSNTHLVQLTDPQDRKWTGNRSEYVTPRHILDRRSNFARALYPIAKILHDKGLLQLDEEFY; this is encoded by the coding sequence ATGGCTAGCGCCTACGGCTCTCTACATACATGCAaaccgccatcatcacagGATGCAAAACCACCGGTTCTATACACGACCGAATCAGAACAAAATAGAAACAGGAGATCAGCATGGAAATTAATTAGAAATATTGTCATTGTTGCTCTAATGGTCATATGGGTAACGCATGGTACATATTCGTTCGCACCAACCTTTCGGAAGTGCAACACACACAAAACGAAGCAGGAGACTCATGCTGCGAATGCGCAAATACCGAATCGAATGCACTATGTCAAACTCCTCGACAACCCCGGATCAGTTAATGAGTTGTCTTTCCATTTCATGGAATATCTCTCCGTTTATGCAGCTTGGTATTATTGGCGCCCAGACACGATTTACTTACACACAAATGCTGTGCATGATACCATTTCGGGCGCAAGAGACGGATTTGCTGGGAAATGGGCAAAACTCATTCTTCAAATTCCCAATATTAAAATCCTACGAGTTACGGTACCTAGTGTTGCTGGCTACACGCTCTCACGGAACCTTCAAACCGAAGTTGTTGCCGCTGCGGCAGTTCGAGATCTCGGTGGCGTGTATTCAGCCTTTGATGTCCATGCACTGCAAGACATTCAGGCGTATCGCCATAGCGGCTTCCCCTCAGTTCTTGCTGCATCAGGCGATACGGGAGTCTCTCACGACTTCTTCATGTCGAAAAGGGATGCAATGCTGGTCACTGCCTGGGAGGACAGGCTAGAACAAGCCTATGCATTGGGAGCTGGTTCGATAGGGGAGACTATTTTACCAGGAGTTGTCGGTAGCATCATGAGAATTGCTCCACAAGAACTTCGACTCATGGACACGATGTCTTTTGTAACGGACCAGGACAATTCCACGATGTCGAACATGTTGTATCATGTGCCTGAGACAGGAGCAGAGGATTCGtccaagaagcagcctgaCTCTGGGAACCTCAAGCAGATTGAGTTTGAGTTTATTGATTGGTCGAATACTCATCTTGTACAACTGACAGATCCTCAAGACCGTAAATGGACGGGGAATAGGTCGGAGTACGTCACGCCTCGGCATATTCTCGATAGACGAAGCAATTTTGCTCGCGCTTTATATCCTATTGCCAAGATTTTACATGACAAGGGACTGTTGCAGTTGGATGAGGAGTTCTACTAA
- a CDS encoding oxidoreductase-like protein (similar to Chaetomium thermophilum var. thermophilum DSM 1495 XP_006692574.1): protein MSFGSQSTATEVAVAFGKYIRGKTVLMTGVSPESIGEATAHAIASQQPARLFLASRTRSNIDSVANNIRAKFPATPLHPLLLDLSSQTSVRQAAAEFNASASKLDILINNAGIMAVAERTLSVDGIELQFATNHIGHFLFTNLILDKMRVAAKESEIRGATRIINISSNGHRFSPVRFNDWNFEGKDVPIEQQPDVEKLMGRIGSINWTNGYEKFVAYGQSKTANILFSLYLRENLGKGGILSFSVHPGTIGTNLIRNMFTDIKKQEAAKLSMRPESLVGSYKSIDGGASTSIFAAFDQCVDGTSSIYLEDCSEATPAPHANDVTLAHKLWTLSETLVGQEFTL from the exons ATGAGCTTTGGTTCGCAATCCACGGCGACAGAAGTCGCAGTTGCCTTTGGGAAGTACATTCGAGGGAAGACAG TCCTCATGACAGGAGTCAGCCCCGAAAGCATCGGCGAAGCGACCGCGCACGCTATTGCTTCTCAGCAGCCTGCTCGACTCTTCCTAGCATCCCGCACGAGGTCAAACATTGATTCTgtcgccaacaacatccGAGCCAAGTTTCCAGCTACACCGCTGCATCCACTACTTCTAGACCTTTCCTCTCAAACTTCTGTTCGTCAAGCTGCCGCGGAATTCAATGCCTCAGCATCCAAGCTAGACATTCTTATCAACAACGCAGGGATCATGGCAGTTGCAGAGCGAACCCTATCAGTTGACGGAATTGAACTTCAATTCGCAACTAATCACATCGGACACTTTCTCTTTACAAATCTGATTCTAGACAAGATGCGTGTTGCAGCAAAAGAGAGCGAAATACGAGGTGCCACGAGAATAATTAATATCAGTAGCAATGGACATCGATTCTCTCCTGTGCGATTCAATGATTGGAACTTTGAGGGCAAAGATGTTCCCATTGAGCAGCAACCTGACGTGGAGAAGCTCATGGGACGAATTGGATCTATTAACTGGACAAATGGGTATGAAAAGTTTGTGGCATACGGGCAATCGAAGACCGCGAATATTTTGTTCTCACTGTATCTCAGAGAGAatcttggcaaaggcggcattTTGTCATTCAGTGTGCATCCAGGGA CAATTGGAACCAACCTGATTCGAAACATGTTTACGGACATCAAGAAGCAAGAGGCAGCTAAGCTTTCAATGAGGCCGGAGTCACTGGTCGGATCATACAAGAGCATCGATGGCGGAGCGTCAACGTCAATATTTGCGGCATTCGACCAGTGCGTGGATG GCACAAGCAGCATATACCTTGAAGATTGTAGTGAAGCGACACCCGCACCTCACGCAAACGATGTTACACTTGCGCATAAGTTGTGGACTTTGAGTGAGACCCTAGTCGGCCAGGAATTCACGTTGTAG
- a CDS encoding NAD dependent epimerase/dehydratase family protein (similar to Metarhizium robertsii ARSEF 23 XP_007826557.1), giving the protein MAKVFLTGASGYIGGQVLRELSRSQIKFSISALVRDPTKASVIEKAFPSVRTVIGDLDNSDLLTKEATDASIVLHLAATGHLSSVKAIHQGLSNKQSNSPAYWIQVSGASALAAGELASSSFVPGSASQTIFDDYAGVADIQSVIRKHPARAVDNYILDTVSNTADIKTALVFPPIIYGLAEGPLNQRSIQIPSLASATIKRGHGVKIGSGESRWGNVHVKDVGRIFAGLAEAAALGRNDGGLWGQNALYLTGVGELAFADISAKVAAVAKQQGLTSTDEVEELRKDEYDTALPHGKVLFGTNARGQATRARKLLGWEPREVSLEDDIARTVSDEHNRATPASAKL; this is encoded by the exons ATGGCCAAAGTATTTTT AACAGGTGCATCTGGCTATATCGGTGGCCAGGTTCTGCGTGAGCTTTCTCGCAGTCAGATTAAATTCTCTATTAGTGCTTTGGTTAGAGACCCAACCAAAGCCTCAGTTATTGAGAAGGCATTCCCGAGTGTTCGTACTGTGATCGGGGACCTTGACAACAGCGACTTGTTGACAAAAGAAGCAACTGATGCATCAATTGTTTTGC ACTTGGCTGCCACTGGCCATCTCAGTAGTGTAAAAGCTATCCATCAAGGACTCTCCAACAAACAGTCCAACTCACCTG CATATTGGATTCAAGTATCAGGGGCTAGTGCTTTGGCTGCAGGAGAACTTGCCTCTTCATCCTTCGTCCCAGGATCCGCCTCGCAAACCATCTTCGACGACTACGCTGGCGTAGCTGACATCCAATCCGTCATTCGAAAACATCCAGCTCGAGCCGTAGACAATTATATTTTGGATACTGTATCGAACACAGCCGATATCAAGACAGCATTAGTGTTCCCTCCAATTATCTACGGACTTGCAGAAGGCCCTCTCAATCAGCGCAGCATTCAAATACCGTCACTAGCGTCTGCAACCATCAAGCGCGGACACGGAGTCAAAATCGGCTCGGGGGAGAGTCGTTGGGGCAATGTTCATGTAAAAGATGTTGGAAGGATTTTTGCTGGACTTGCCGAGGCGGCTGCCCTTGGTCGTAATGACGGGGGTCTTTGGGGCCAGAATGCTCTCTACCTCACTGGAGTTGGCGAATTG GCTTTTGCCGACATCTCTGCCAAGGTTGCCGCTGTAGCCAAACAGCAGGGACTAACATCTACGGATGAGGTCGAGGAACTGCGAAAAGACGAGTATGATACCGCCCTTCCCCATGGCAAGGTTCTATTTGGTACAAATGCAAGGGGACAGGCGACGAGAGCGAGGAAGTTGCTAGGCTGGGAACCGAGAGAAGTTTCGTTGGAAGACGATATTGCGCGAACTGTTTCCGATGAGCACAACCGTG CCACTCCTGCTTCCGCAAAATTGTAG